Proteins encoded in a region of the Hippocampus zosterae strain Florida chromosome 11, ASM2543408v3, whole genome shotgun sequence genome:
- the mea1 gene encoding male-enhanced antigen 1 produces MGPERVFPPCEDDDKSPHDGDAVGAAAWSGGEEDQEGEGPAQEVPADEDGGAGYSYQPLSQDGDDAARDGNLQRRMEVMGLHLPEAPSSDSDEDDPDGTAAERSRASIPMDAAHVELVKKTMAAVALPSPGVPAWAREISDDQWEDVVRRTLSDRRAAAGLRRAGLDAT; encoded by the exons ATGGGACCAGAGCGAGTTTTCCCACCTTGCGAGGATGACGACAAGAGCCCGCATGATGGAGACGCAGTCGGAGCGGCGGCGTGGAGCGGCGGCGAGGAGGATCAGGAGGGCGAGGGACCGGCCCAAGAGGTGCCCGCAGATGAGGACGGGGGGGCGGGCTACTCCTACCAGCCCCTGAGTCAGGACGGGGACGACGCCGCGCGGGACGGGAATCTCCAGCGGAGGATGGAG GTGATGGGTTTGCACCTCCCCGAGGCCCCGTCCTCCGACAGCGACGAAGACGACCCCGACGGCACGGCCGCCGAGAGGAGCCGCGCCTCCATCCCCATGGATGCCG CCCACGTGGAGCTGGTGAAGAAGACCATGGCGGCGGTGGCTCTGCCCTCGCCGGGCGTGCCGGCGTGGGCGCGGGAGATCTCCGACGACCAGTGGGAGGACGTCGTTCGGCGCACGCTGAGCGACCGTCGGGCCGCCGCCGGCCTGCGGCGCGCCGGCCTCGACGCCACCTGA